A genomic region of Thunnus albacares chromosome 2, fThuAlb1.1, whole genome shotgun sequence contains the following coding sequences:
- the kremen1 gene encoding kremen protein 1 isoform X2, with amino-acid sequence MDSWTVTSALLLAGFISSAAFNHFETECYTANGEDYRGFQNQTSLHGGKPCLFWNETFQHPYNTLKYPNGEGGLGSHNYCRNPDGDVQPWCYIADHEDGIYWRYCDIPTCQMPGNLGCFKDSGDPPTLSGTSETSNKLTIQNCISFCRKQRYKLAGMESGYACFCGNEVDLRDHGESPSMECNHVCFGDHTQPCGGDGWVIIFDTRVGACGGNYSSPSGVIYSPDFPDKYSPGRVCYWTIQVPGSFAILFNFTFFDISDQTDMVELLDGYTNQVVARFDWRSPPRELVNITGDFVILYFYSDRTNQAQGFALLYQALRSQDTKTMDAEGEDEDEGEDISSTVGPQLAGSVTERSNSTSNGRSSQILYVITSSPGKPEHNMPVWTIYALAGLLILTVIAMVAKLLLHITVKSPNIPTVSGSDSCSQSTASSEPWIILYRPSTISLFKKKLKNHHGDLSPLVGN; translated from the exons AGTGTTACACTGCCAACGGGGAGGACTACAGAGGCTTCCAGAACCAGACTAGCCTGCATGGTGGTAAACCTTGCCTCTTCTGGAATGAGACCTTCCAGCACCCTTACAACACACTCAAATACCCCAACGGAGAAGGCGGTTTGGGCAGCCACAACTACTGCAG GAATCCTGACGGGGATGTTCAGCCGTGGTGCTACATTGCAGATCATGAAGACGGGATCTACTGGAGATACTGCGACATCCCTACATGCCAGA TGCCTGGGAACTTGGGCTGCTTCAAAGACAGCGGCGATCCCCCCACCCTGTCCGGCACCAGTGAGACCTCCAACAAACTCACCATCCAGAACTGTATCAGCTTCTGCAGGAAGCAGAGATACAAA CTTGCCGGTATGGAATCAGGATATGCCTGTTTCTGCGGAAACGAAGTGGACCTGCGTGACCACGGAGAGTCACCTAGCATGGAGTGTAACCACGTTTGCTTCGGCGACCACACCCAGCCCTGCGGTGGAGACGGCTGGGTCATCATCTTTGACA CTCGAGTGGGGGCCTGCGGTGGAAACTACAGCTCTCCATCAGGAGTGATCTACTCCCCTGACTTCCCAGACAAATACTCGCCCGGCCGTGTTTGCTACTGGACTATCCAGGTGCCTGGATCCTTTGCCATCCTCTTCAACTTCACCTTCTTCGACATCTCTGACCAGACGGACATGGTGGAGCTATTGGACGGCTACACCAACCAGGTGGTTGCACGCTTCGACTGGCGCAGCCCACCACGGGAGCTGGTGAACATCACAGGCGACTTCGTCATACTCTACTTCTACTCAGACCGCACAAACCAGGCCCAAGGATTTGCTCTGCTTTACCAAG CGCTGAGAAGCCAAGACACCAAAACAATGGATGCTGAAGGAGAGGAcgaggatgaaggagaggacATCTCCAGCACGGTGGGGCCCCAGCTGGCCGGCAGCGTCACAGAGAGATCCAACAGCACCTCTAATGGACGTTCCTCCCAGATCCTCTACGTGATCACGTCCAGCCCCGGTAAACCGGAGCACAACATGCCAG TGTGGACCATCTACGCTCTGGCTGGTCTGCTCATACTGACTGTCATAGCCATGGTGGCAAAGCTGCTGTTGCACATCACAGTCAA GTCGCCCAACATCCCAACAGTCAGTGGTTCAGACAGCTGCAGCCAGAGTACGGCCTCCTCTGAGCCCTGGATCATCCTGTACCGGCCCTCCACTATCTCCCTCTTCAAGAAGAAGCTAAAGAACCACCACGGCGACCTCAGCCCCCTGGTGGGCAACTAG
- the kremen1 gene encoding kremen protein 1 isoform X1, whose amino-acid sequence MDSWTVTSALLLAGFISSAAFNHFETECYTANGEDYRGFQNQTSLHGGKPCLFWNETFQHPYNTLKYPNGEGGLGSHNYCRNPDGDVQPWCYIADHEDGIYWRYCDIPTCQMPGNLGCFKDSGDPPTLSGTSETSNKLTIQNCISFCRKQRYKLAGMESGYACFCGNEVDLRDHGESPSMECNHVCFGDHTQPCGGDGWVIIFDTRVGACGGNYSSPSGVIYSPDFPDKYSPGRVCYWTIQVPGSFAILFNFTFFDISDQTDMVELLDGYTNQVVARFDWRSPPRELVNITGDFVILYFYSDRTNQAQGFALLYQALRSQDTKTMDAEGEDEDEGEDISSTVGPQLAGSVTERSNSTSNGRSSQILYVITSSPGKPEHNMPGQWAGRGETTGHSAMWTIYALAGLLILTVIAMVAKLLLHITVKSPNIPTVSGSDSCSQSTASSEPWIILYRPSTISLFKKKLKNHHGDLSPLVGN is encoded by the exons AGTGTTACACTGCCAACGGGGAGGACTACAGAGGCTTCCAGAACCAGACTAGCCTGCATGGTGGTAAACCTTGCCTCTTCTGGAATGAGACCTTCCAGCACCCTTACAACACACTCAAATACCCCAACGGAGAAGGCGGTTTGGGCAGCCACAACTACTGCAG GAATCCTGACGGGGATGTTCAGCCGTGGTGCTACATTGCAGATCATGAAGACGGGATCTACTGGAGATACTGCGACATCCCTACATGCCAGA TGCCTGGGAACTTGGGCTGCTTCAAAGACAGCGGCGATCCCCCCACCCTGTCCGGCACCAGTGAGACCTCCAACAAACTCACCATCCAGAACTGTATCAGCTTCTGCAGGAAGCAGAGATACAAA CTTGCCGGTATGGAATCAGGATATGCCTGTTTCTGCGGAAACGAAGTGGACCTGCGTGACCACGGAGAGTCACCTAGCATGGAGTGTAACCACGTTTGCTTCGGCGACCACACCCAGCCCTGCGGTGGAGACGGCTGGGTCATCATCTTTGACA CTCGAGTGGGGGCCTGCGGTGGAAACTACAGCTCTCCATCAGGAGTGATCTACTCCCCTGACTTCCCAGACAAATACTCGCCCGGCCGTGTTTGCTACTGGACTATCCAGGTGCCTGGATCCTTTGCCATCCTCTTCAACTTCACCTTCTTCGACATCTCTGACCAGACGGACATGGTGGAGCTATTGGACGGCTACACCAACCAGGTGGTTGCACGCTTCGACTGGCGCAGCCCACCACGGGAGCTGGTGAACATCACAGGCGACTTCGTCATACTCTACTTCTACTCAGACCGCACAAACCAGGCCCAAGGATTTGCTCTGCTTTACCAAG CGCTGAGAAGCCAAGACACCAAAACAATGGATGCTGAAGGAGAGGAcgaggatgaaggagaggacATCTCCAGCACGGTGGGGCCCCAGCTGGCCGGCAGCGTCACAGAGAGATCCAACAGCACCTCTAATGGACGTTCCTCCCAGATCCTCTACGTGATCACGTCCAGCCCCGGTAAACCGGAGCACAACATGCCAGGTCAGTGGGCTGGACGCGGCGAGACCACCGGCCACAGCGCTA TGTGGACCATCTACGCTCTGGCTGGTCTGCTCATACTGACTGTCATAGCCATGGTGGCAAAGCTGCTGTTGCACATCACAGTCAA GTCGCCCAACATCCCAACAGTCAGTGGTTCAGACAGCTGCAGCCAGAGTACGGCCTCCTCTGAGCCCTGGATCATCCTGTACCGGCCCTCCACTATCTCCCTCTTCAAGAAGAAGCTAAAGAACCACCACGGCGACCTCAGCCCCCTGGTGGGCAACTAG